From a region of the Candidatus Dormiibacterota bacterium genome:
- the rpsT gene encoding 30S ribosomal protein S20, with translation MPNIKAAQKWMRQTEKRSTQNKEAKTRLKTLFKSATAHQADAATVEAAYDKAAGKGIIHPNKAARKKSRLAKALKKTAGAPVAKKAPKSRATPARKTTSRKKKT, from the coding sequence ATGCCCAACATCAAGGCCGCGCAAAAATGGATGCGTCAGACCGAGAAACGCAGCACTCAAAACAAGGAGGCGAAGACGCGCCTCAAGACGCTCTTCAAGAGCGCCACCGCGCATCAAGCCGATGCGGCAACCGTCGAGGCCGCGTATGACAAAGCGGCCGGCAAGGGAATCATTCATCCGAACAAGGCGGCCCGCAAGAAATCCCGTCTCGCAAAGGCCCTGAAAAAGACCGCCGGAGCGCCCGTGGCCAAGAAGGCGCCGAAGTCGCGCGCCACGCCCGCACGCAAGACGACGAGCAGGAAGAAGAAAACCTAG
- the priA gene encoding primosomal protein N', which produces MARLVDALAAIRSSRFDLPLTYDARELTLRVGDLVRVPLGRREVLAYIVRAPYEGAVTHDVKPVAERLDAPRAFDDAGLQLARFVADAYVCTLGEALSAIVRAEALPRLVERVVRVAAQPDPERYPSVPRRLLTLLWEDFEQAMPLERVLRHPEARRIGDRASLLRYLGVLVRSGDLRRERSMAPARTHEYRERVLFPGEREARGKKARALREAVSARAGMPRADALLAGFSSAVVARALRSGAIREEHRIVPRASGGVPAPMEEPTQEQRSALECVGAALRAGTFEQLLLHGVTASGKTLVYLEAIARVVRGGGRAIVLVPEISLTPQTAARFEAVFGERVAVLHSALSDAERVAAWQACARSAVDVVVGARSAVFAPLADVRLIVVDEAHETTYKQDVVPRYHAVAVARERMRIASGVLLLGSATPSLESYAAARAGRIGLIEMHERASGGPLPDVRVVDLSREFAQGNRGIFSAALTQELAERIERREKSVLFVNRRGSARFLLCRDCGTVPECPRCSVALAVHRGEGLLRCHYCDHREMIPRRCSHCGGENVKELGVGTERVAEEVRRLFPAASVLRMDSDTTTRVGDHARILRAFSEDGDVLVGTQMVAKGLDFPSVTLTGVVAADVGLHVPDFRASERTFALVMQACGRSGRARPGVAIVQTYAPQHPAIRFAALHDYEGFAELELEERRALGYPPATRLVYLGVIGRSRTRAQGAAVRYARELVATGTADVLGPAPYPIARLNDEWRFRISLRTRKLGALRQEIRRRVLPLATADRTTRLAINVDP; this is translated from the coding sequence GTGGCGCGCTTGGTCGACGCATTGGCGGCGATTCGCTCCTCGCGTTTCGATCTTCCGTTGACGTACGACGCACGAGAACTGACGTTACGCGTCGGGGATCTCGTTCGCGTGCCGCTTGGGCGGCGAGAGGTTCTCGCCTACATCGTGCGCGCCCCGTACGAGGGCGCGGTCACGCACGACGTGAAGCCGGTGGCCGAGCGGCTCGATGCACCGCGCGCGTTCGATGACGCGGGGTTGCAGCTTGCGCGCTTCGTGGCAGACGCCTACGTGTGCACGCTCGGGGAGGCGCTCAGCGCGATCGTACGTGCCGAAGCGTTGCCGCGTCTCGTCGAGCGCGTCGTTCGCGTCGCAGCGCAGCCGGACCCGGAGCGCTATCCATCGGTACCGCGCAGGCTTCTCACGCTGCTCTGGGAGGACTTCGAGCAGGCGATGCCGCTCGAGCGTGTGCTGCGGCACCCGGAGGCTCGCCGCATCGGCGATCGCGCGTCGCTGCTTCGATACCTGGGTGTGCTCGTACGCAGCGGCGATCTCCGCCGCGAACGGAGCATGGCGCCGGCCCGCACGCATGAGTATCGCGAGCGCGTGCTGTTTCCCGGCGAGCGCGAGGCACGAGGGAAGAAGGCACGGGCGTTGCGTGAGGCGGTGTCCGCTCGTGCGGGGATGCCGCGAGCGGATGCTCTGTTGGCCGGATTCTCGAGCGCGGTCGTCGCGCGCGCGCTGCGCTCCGGTGCTATTCGCGAAGAGCACCGCATCGTACCGCGCGCTTCGGGCGGAGTTCCAGCTCCGATGGAGGAGCCGACCCAGGAGCAGCGCTCCGCCTTGGAGTGCGTCGGCGCGGCTCTACGCGCCGGCACGTTCGAGCAGCTGCTGCTGCACGGCGTGACCGCGAGCGGTAAGACGCTGGTGTACTTGGAGGCGATCGCTCGCGTCGTGCGCGGCGGCGGACGCGCGATCGTGCTAGTGCCAGAAATCTCCCTAACGCCGCAGACGGCGGCGCGCTTCGAAGCCGTCTTCGGGGAGCGCGTTGCGGTGCTGCATTCGGCGCTCTCCGATGCAGAGCGCGTCGCCGCCTGGCAGGCATGTGCGCGCAGCGCCGTAGACGTCGTGGTCGGCGCGCGAAGCGCCGTCTTCGCTCCGCTCGCGGACGTTCGTCTTATCGTCGTCGACGAGGCGCACGAGACCACATACAAGCAAGACGTAGTGCCGCGCTATCATGCCGTGGCCGTTGCGCGGGAACGCATGCGCATCGCAAGCGGCGTTTTGCTGCTGGGAAGTGCGACGCCGTCCCTCGAATCGTACGCTGCCGCGCGCGCCGGGCGCATCGGCCTGATCGAGATGCACGAGCGCGCGTCCGGCGGCCCGCTACCCGACGTGCGGGTGGTCGATCTCTCGCGCGAGTTTGCGCAAGGGAACCGTGGGATCTTTTCGGCAGCGCTCACGCAGGAGCTGGCCGAGCGAATCGAGCGCCGCGAGAAGAGCGTGCTCTTCGTCAATCGCCGAGGCAGCGCGCGGTTCTTGCTCTGTCGGGACTGCGGCACGGTCCCGGAGTGCCCGCGCTGCAGCGTTGCGCTCGCCGTGCACCGCGGCGAGGGATTGCTGCGCTGTCATTACTGCGATCATCGAGAGATGATACCGCGGCGCTGCAGTCACTGCGGTGGGGAGAACGTCAAAGAGCTGGGCGTTGGGACCGAGCGCGTTGCGGAAGAGGTGCGGCGGCTCTTTCCCGCCGCGAGCGTGCTTCGCATGGACTCCGATACGACGACGCGCGTCGGCGACCACGCGCGGATCTTGCGCGCCTTTTCCGAGGACGGCGACGTTCTCGTCGGAACGCAGATGGTCGCCAAGGGTTTAGACTTTCCATCGGTAACGCTGACGGGGGTCGTCGCGGCCGACGTCGGATTGCACGTCCCCGACTTCCGCGCCTCCGAGCGTACCTTCGCGCTCGTCATGCAGGCCTGCGGACGCAGCGGGCGGGCGCGACCGGGAGTCGCAATCGTCCAGACCTACGCGCCGCAGCATCCCGCGATCCGGTTTGCGGCCCTGCACGACTACGAGGGTTTCGCGGAGCTAGAGCTTGAGGAACGACGCGCGCTCGGCTATCCGCCTGCGACGCGTTTGGTGTACCTGGGCGTGATCGGGCGCAGCCGCACACGCGCACAAGGCGCGGCGGTGCGTTACGCGCGGGAACTGGTGGCGACCGGAACAGCCGACGTTCTCGGTCCCGCCCCATATCCGATCGCGCGTCTGAACGACGAATGGCGCTTTCGGATCTCACTGCGCACGCGCAAGCTCGGCGCGCTACGCCAAGAGATCCGCCGGCGCGTCCTGCCGCTTGCCACGGCAGACCGCACGACGCGTCTCGCGATCAACGTCGATCCGTGA
- the rsgA gene encoding ribosome small subunit-dependent GTPase A, producing MRVDELRRSLVVSTGRNSAWVALDEERVARMAQLRRMRGRRSMPVPGDVAFVRLLEDGSTVVERIEPRSSALTRRTVAGRSKTIAANVDTLVAVAALAQPSPRAPVLDRLVAFAELEGIAAVMVLTKPDLAAPERTAHWRQLYAKLGYATAVVDPKHGTHVEELRALLCARASLLCGVSGVGKSSIFRALGGEAVVGDLSRHGIGRQTTTSARLCRFEHGFLIDSPGIAEFGLGAIAPRELASAFVEMPPFAEHCRFTDCTHLTEPGCAVRAAVASGEIDAGRYASYLQILRAPSGHAMVQ from the coding sequence TTGCGCGTAGACGAACTTCGCCGCAGCCTCGTCGTGTCCACCGGGCGAAACTCCGCATGGGTCGCACTGGACGAAGAACGCGTTGCGCGAATGGCGCAGCTGCGCAGGATGCGCGGCCGCCGCTCGATGCCGGTCCCAGGGGACGTCGCCTTCGTTCGATTGCTCGAGGACGGCAGCACGGTCGTCGAACGCATCGAGCCGCGCAGCTCTGCGCTGACGCGTCGCACGGTCGCCGGCCGCTCCAAGACCATTGCGGCGAACGTCGACACCCTGGTTGCCGTCGCCGCGCTTGCCCAGCCGTCACCCCGTGCGCCCGTTCTCGACCGCCTAGTCGCCTTCGCCGAACTAGAGGGCATCGCGGCCGTCATGGTCCTCACCAAGCCGGATCTCGCCGCCCCGGAGCGCACGGCGCACTGGCGGCAGCTCTATGCGAAGCTGGGCTATGCGACAGCGGTCGTCGACCCTAAGCATGGAACGCACGTGGAGGAGCTGCGCGCACTCCTGTGCGCGCGCGCTTCGTTGCTCTGCGGAGTCTCCGGCGTAGGCAAGAGCAGCATCTTCCGCGCGCTCGGCGGAGAGGCGGTCGTCGGCGATCTCTCCCGGCACGGCATCGGACGGCAGACCACCACCTCCGCGCGTCTCTGCCGCTTCGAGCACGGCTTCCTTATAGATAGCCCGGGCATCGCCGAGTTTGGTCTGGGTGCGATCGCTCCGCGTGAGCTCGCGAGTGCATTCGTCGAGATGCCTCCTTTTGCCGAGCACTGCCGCTTCACGGACTGCACGCATCTCACGGAGCCTGGCTGCGCCGTTCGCGCCGCGGTCGCGAGCGGCGAGATCGATGCCGGGCGGTACGCGAGCTACCTGCAAATCTTGCGTGCCCCGAGCGGCCATGCTATGGTCCAGTAA